In Vicinamibacteria bacterium, the genomic window TCGGCGAAAAGCTCAGGGATCTGGAGGAAGCACGACGTAAGACGAGTCCCGAGGGGGAGAGCTCGAGCGCCACTCACGAGTCCGTCGTTCACTCGGCTTCCAACGACCTGGATAGAAGGAGTCTTGTATGAAGCGCTCTCCATCGGCTGCACTCTGGCTGTCCCTACTACCTGGAATCGGCCACGTCTATATCGGCCAAGGCACGAAAGGGATGGCTCTCATCCTACTCGCCGCCAGTGCGATCCACATCGCGGGCCGGTCGGGCACTTTCGGAATCCTCATACCTTTCGTCTGGCTCTACGCGATGCTGGACGCTTACCGGGCGGCGATGGATTACAACCGTGCCCTCGAGACGGGAAAGGCACCGGCCGATCCGCCGAGCGCCGCCCTCTCCAAGTGGTGGGGAGTGACCTTGATCGTGCTCGGAGTGCTGTTCACACTGCACAACGCCGACATCATCGACTTCGATTTCATTTGGGACTACTGGCCGGTGGTGCTGATCGCTCTCGGAATCTATATCCTGACGAGAAAACCGACCTCCCCCGGGCTGGAAACAAGAAGCGATAGTTCATTCGAAGCCCCGCCCCCGCCGGTCGAGACCGATGGCGGCGACGCCGAGACCGAGAATGCCTGAAGGGGATGCTGCTCCCCCGAAGGGCAGGAGAAGCGGTTGTGCCGTGGCCAGCGGGTTGCTCCTCATCGCCACCGGCAGCTTCTTTCTCGCCGTAAATCTATTCGGGATCTCGTTTCTTCGAGGCGCCGCGCGGACGCTCGAGTGGCTCGTAGATTACTGGCCCCTCGTTCTCGTCATCTGGGGTGTCGTCAAGATCTCCAAGCGCTTCATGACTCCCGAGCGCTCCCGGGTCAGCGGTCTCGAAGTCGCGGTGCTGGTCGTGGTCGTGCTGGCGGGGCTGGGTCTTACGGCGACTCGTCGCGCGATGAACCACCTGGCCGAAGGGGCCGATTGGAGCGGGCTGGCTGAGGTATTCGGGCCG contains:
- a CDS encoding DUF5668 domain-containing protein, with the translated sequence MKRSPSAALWLSLLPGIGHVYIGQGTKGMALILLAASAIHIAGRSGTFGILIPFVWLYAMLDAYRAAMDYNRALETGKAPADPPSAALSKWWGVTLIVLGVLFTLHNADIIDFDFIWDYWPVVLIALGIYILTRKPTSPGLETRSDSSFEAPPPPVETDGGDAETENA